In Uranotaenia lowii strain MFRU-FL chromosome 2, ASM2978415v1, whole genome shotgun sequence, one genomic interval encodes:
- the LOC129741586 gene encoding uncharacterized protein LOC129741586, which yields MEETEELDETKEMEEMEKMEEMVEIEEMEEMEEMEEMEEMEEMGKMEEMEEMEKMEEMEEMEEMEKMEEMEVMEEMKEMEEMVIMEKIKEMEETAKMDETEEMKDMEEMEEMEEMEEMEKMVKME from the coding sequence ATGGAAGAGACGGAAGAGCTGGACGAGACGAAAGAAATGGAAGAGATGGAAAAGATGGAAGAAATGGTAGAGATAGAAGAGATGGAAGAGATGGAAGAGATGGAAGAGATGGAAGAAATGGAAGAGATGGGAAAGATGGAAGAGATGGAAGAGATGGAAAAGATGGAAGAAATGGAAGAGATGGAAGAGATGGAAAAGATGGAAGAGATGGAAGTGATGGAAGAGATGAAGGAGATGGAAGAGATGGTAATTATGGAAAAGATAAAAGAGATGGAAGAGACGGCAAAGATGGACGAGACGGAAGAAATGAAAGATATGGAAGAAATGGAAGAAATGGAAGAGATGGAAGAGATGGAAAAGATGGTAAAGATGGAATAG